Proteins found in one Triticum aestivum cultivar Chinese Spring chromosome 4D, IWGSC CS RefSeq v2.1, whole genome shotgun sequence genomic segment:
- the LOC123096295 gene encoding lipase-like PAD4, with translation MEDAEENSMFETSHVLGALLASSPLLARAWDRCAAAAAMGAASSGFAHGDGGGDGGTVYVAFSGLQAALSVARPAVASGADVFAPVGLGGDAAGARAFPQLAAAEPDAAAAGERVAVQALALRCFLKLCGSPEFQMLLNQIRGKAVVFTGHSLGGAIAALAALHYLCISSLSSSCSPSPVLCVTFGSPLLGNEALSRAILRERWGGNFCNVVSQHDVVPRLLFCPLDAVPVHVIIGMQLQQWPGHTHHTGVMTTRVVDAEQEGLRQLIQAHVRTVAMEQKLVDPESRGGSPYRPFGAYVLCSPEGAACVDNSTAAVQMLYATFAACYTRGDTTSLEAAHSCYGDLVLKMPQNLLLKRHLHAMDVLASMSNSNYDAGISLAMEASGIGSEATEATTARYWLKASKRAGRSPSLNCAGLSTRLGRITPCRAQIEWYKASFDADMGYYDAFKQQRSPKKFGKANIYRLKLGQFWDGVLTMLDNSQLPHDFHRRAKWVNAARFYQLLVEPLDIADYHRNNLHKTRGGYITHGRDRRYELFDKWWKEKGAFSGTSTGDTSVTATARSKYAGLTQDPCFWARVEEAWDQTESAQAEHDVAMLAMKLGRLREFERYARELVESKEVSIDVLAPQSSYTRWVEEWKKLLLRDEARTASLF, from the exons ATGGAAGACGCAGAAGAAAATTCCAT GTTCGAGACCAGCCATGTCCTCGGCGCGCTGCTGGCCTCCTCGCCGCTGCTGGCGCGCGCCTGGGACCGGTGCGCGGCCGCCGCCGCGATGGGCGCCGCCTCCTCCGGGTTCGcgcacggcgacggcggcggggacggGGGGACGGTGTACGTGGCCTTCTCCGGCCTGCAGGCCGCGCTGTCGGTTGCGCGCCCGGCGGTGGCGAGCGGCGCCGACGTCTTCGCGCCGGTCGGCCTCGGCGGCGACGCGGCCGGGGCGCGGGCCTTCCCGCAGCTGGCGGCCGCCGAGCCGGACGCAGCCGCCGCCGGGGAGCGTGTCGCCGTGCAGGCGCTGGCTCTGCGGTGCTTCTTGAAACTGTGCGGCTCCCCTGAGTTCCAG ATGCTACTAAATCAGATCCGGGGCAAGGCGGTGGTGTTCACCGGCCACTCCCTCGGTGGAGCCATCGCCGCTCTTGCGGCGCTGCACTACCTTTGCATCTCATCGTTAAGCTCGTCATGCAGTCCGTCTCCTGTGCTGTGTGTCACATTCGGGAGCCCACTGCTCGGCAACGAGGCCCTGTCCAGGGCCATCCTGCGAGAGCGGTGGGGCGGCAACTTCTGTAATGTCGTCTCACAGCACGACGTCGTCCCGAGGCTCCTCTTCTGCCCCCTAGACGCTGTCCCAGTGCACGTCATCATCGGTATGCAGCTGCAGCAATGGCCAGGACACACTCACCACACGGGTGTAATGACCACTCGTGTTGTGGACGCCGAGCAGGAGGGGCTGCGTCAACTGATACAGGCGCATGTCCGCACAGTGGCAATGGAGCAGAAGCTCGTGGACCCAGAATCGCGAGGGGGGAGCCCTTACCGTCCGTTCGGGGCCTACGTGCTGTGCTCGCCGGAAGGCGCAGCGTGCGTTGACAACTCAACAGCTGCAGTCCAGATGCTCTATGCCACATTCGCCGCCTGCTACACGCGGGGCGACACGACatccctggaggccgcacactcttGCTATGGCGACCTTGTGCTGAAAATGCCACAGAACTTGCTCCTCAAGCGGCACCTGCATGCCATGGACGTGTTGGCATCCATGTCCAACTCCAACTACGATGCTGGCATCTCCCTAGCGATGGAGGCCTCCGGCATTGGCAGCGAGGCAACGGAGGCCACAACAGCGCGATACTGGCTGAAGGCGTCTAAGCGGGCGGGCCGCAGCCCAAGCCTGAACTGCGCGGGGCTCTCAACACGGCTGGGACGGATCACTCCATGCCGGGCACAGATCGAGTGGTACAAGGCATCATTCGACGCCGACATGGGGTACTACGACGCATTCAAGCAACAGAGGTCACCAAAGAAGTTCGGCAAGGCCAACATTTATCGCCTCAAGCTGGGCCAGTTTTGGGATGGTGTCCTCACAATGCTCGACAACAGCCAGCTGCCGCACGACTTCCATCGCCGGGCCAAGTGGGTGAACGCCGCCCGGTTCTACCAGCTCCTCGTCGAGCCACTGGACATCGCGGACTATCACCGCAACAACCTCCACAAGACAAGAGGCGGCTACATCACCCATGGTCGTGACAGAAG GTATGAGCTGTTCGACAAGTGGTGGAAGGAGAAGGGCGCCTTCAGTGGCACTAGCACCGGCGACACGTCGGTCACAGCGACAGCGAGGAGCAAGTACGCCGGGCTGACTCAGGATCCATGCTTCTGGGCGAGGGTGGAGGAGGCGTGGGATCAGACTGAAAGCGCCCAGGCCGAGCACGACGTGGCGATGCTGGCGATGAAGCTTGGGAGGCTGCGGGAGTTCGAGCGGTACGCCAGGGAGCTGGTGGAGAGCAAGGAGGTGTCCATCGACGTCCTTGCGCCGCAGTCGAGCTACACCCGCTGGGTGGAGGAGTGGAAGAAGCTCTTGCTCAGAGACGAAGCCAGAACAGCGTCGTTGTTTTAG